A window from Chthoniobacterales bacterium encodes these proteins:
- a CDS encoding pilus assembly PilX N-terminal domain-containing protein, with product MIRRPFRTTGSALVSTMLVIAVLTIIVVAFLQSMTVEQKTARSYLNRYRAELAAEAAAASAENKLRILFTNYPDSCTAWAKLPSTQGTVFYYRTLSGSDQGALPKDTAIDIKALMLISGATEVKAGRTDTEFTEANVFPALDAADSPGFTSENSIDLNRDKWIGGPRDHENQSILAKWVNLPEDSSKPLDNSIDPATGRAKNGIVARYAYWMEDESFRVNINKSGDKPRGTSTEGTNPSDIDLQAVMEATGIDDFATALVARRDAMPDKRFLTASEASYGKTSGPSSDTYEKLKFYLTADSSALNFSRGGVKRLDLNKVVTNSPSPSDIRDEMDRIIAAIGNPYAVPADPNRLSLSDFGQRFYYPINSANNGYPVPAGNSDIYLQKLAANIRDYIDKDSQPTIVQNEEGFPIRPQSKATASDMIGFDPGGNSTGPSDTAAVGKESVPALDEYAYRAKLNSMTPPKKSAGITSAQYDVEESHYFEFINPTNQDISIESLKGSLDNASPFLLISNQLGYGSAGGDDIPAGRTIEIPLDQFVDGNGNPLTKFPAGKAVVLTTDPNPEETNLPYSSNGANTFFRPNSSAQEAIKDKRHFKGTTRDATSGSPTMFRVLAKFGTGAGRAGSGGSDYDTHVLIGNSDGVIESFTALSLPYANQLSIKYDDNATSPPVPGTKWFQGGSLKGNVGGDVKVASGDPRSLNEQLSIRRYVSGVTNNITRFLSSGVEAGGRGTSTFGALANSFINTRLWPDFAAQTANEIDVGYARIANSELDGIGRLGDIYDPNRSPSEPEYARGGGKTLRIGQSDRYVNQGNVSGVPYPGIFGIWDGNENSVSRNRVAWRLTDFFSIDDALTTPGVININGVSRDGGVSLKAAIYRLVFSTDDPALTGKSLNMDALITAIAQRFPSGIDGGDNEGAPTADDPFWERGEISEVPYNSKTGSPTPVPPLFNTGNKLASVPMETTQDRSREELVRRCLDLFTTKGNVFRVYCVGQAIRPNRDGTLRVLAQQKLKLTFAIEPEFDNPLPSDTSFDGVAELDGNGNSPTKRFRQPDRFKIRILSVNTY from the coding sequence ATGATTCGTCGCCCTTTCCGAACTACGGGCTCCGCGCTCGTCTCCACGATGCTCGTCATCGCGGTCCTCACCATTATCGTGGTCGCATTCCTCCAGAGCATGACCGTCGAGCAAAAGACCGCCCGGAGTTATCTAAACCGCTATCGCGCCGAGCTTGCCGCGGAGGCAGCCGCTGCCTCGGCGGAGAACAAACTGCGAATCCTGTTTACGAATTATCCGGATTCCTGCACTGCCTGGGCAAAGCTTCCAAGCACCCAAGGAACGGTCTTTTACTACCGAACCCTGAGCGGGAGCGATCAAGGCGCTCTTCCTAAAGACACAGCGATAGACATCAAGGCCCTCATGCTGATCTCGGGAGCGACCGAGGTAAAAGCCGGAAGGACCGATACCGAGTTTACCGAAGCGAACGTTTTTCCCGCTCTAGACGCCGCTGATTCCCCGGGATTCACATCAGAAAACTCCATCGATCTGAATCGTGACAAGTGGATCGGCGGTCCAAGAGATCACGAAAATCAATCCATTCTCGCAAAATGGGTCAACCTTCCGGAAGACTCGTCAAAGCCGCTGGATAACTCGATCGATCCGGCAACCGGTCGCGCAAAAAATGGCATCGTCGCACGATACGCCTATTGGATGGAGGACGAGAGTTTCCGGGTGAATATCAATAAAAGTGGGGACAAGCCCCGGGGGACTTCGACGGAGGGAACGAATCCCTCAGACATTGACCTGCAGGCCGTAATGGAAGCGACCGGGATCGATGACTTCGCCACGGCTCTGGTCGCTAGGCGAGATGCCATGCCGGACAAACGCTTCCTAACGGCGAGTGAGGCAAGCTACGGCAAAACGTCCGGCCCCTCGAGCGACACCTACGAAAAGCTGAAGTTTTACCTCACGGCTGACTCCAGTGCCCTGAACTTCTCAAGAGGAGGAGTGAAGCGCCTCGACTTGAATAAAGTCGTTACAAACTCCCCCTCCCCTTCCGACATTCGGGACGAAATGGATCGCATCATCGCGGCAATCGGAAACCCCTATGCGGTGCCTGCCGACCCGAACCGTTTGTCTCTTTCTGACTTCGGCCAGCGCTTTTACTACCCGATAAACTCGGCAAACAACGGGTATCCCGTGCCCGCAGGAAACAGCGACATTTATCTGCAGAAGCTGGCCGCGAATATTCGTGACTACATCGACAAGGATTCGCAACCAACCATCGTTCAGAATGAGGAGGGCTTTCCAATTCGTCCTCAGAGCAAGGCAACCGCCAGCGACATGATTGGATTCGATCCGGGCGGAAACTCGACCGGCCCGAGCGATACCGCCGCCGTTGGCAAGGAATCCGTTCCCGCCCTCGACGAATACGCCTATCGGGCGAAACTCAACAGCATGACGCCTCCCAAGAAATCGGCAGGCATCACGAGCGCTCAATATGACGTGGAGGAGAGCCACTACTTCGAGTTCATCAACCCTACGAACCAGGACATCTCAATCGAGTCCTTGAAAGGCTCCCTCGACAATGCTTCGCCGTTCCTCCTGATTAGCAACCAGCTGGGCTACGGAAGCGCGGGAGGGGACGACATCCCCGCCGGACGCACGATCGAAATTCCTCTCGATCAGTTTGTCGACGGCAACGGGAATCCTTTGACCAAGTTTCCTGCGGGAAAGGCGGTTGTATTGACCACCGATCCCAATCCCGAGGAAACCAACCTGCCCTACTCCAGCAATGGGGCCAACACATTCTTCCGTCCCAATAGTTCCGCCCAGGAAGCCATCAAAGACAAGCGGCATTTCAAGGGCACCACCCGTGATGCAACCAGCGGTAGCCCCACGATGTTCCGAGTGCTCGCGAAATTTGGCACCGGCGCCGGCCGCGCGGGCAGCGGCGGCTCGGACTATGACACGCATGTCCTGATCGGAAACAGTGACGGCGTCATTGAAAGTTTCACGGCACTTTCCCTTCCCTACGCCAACCAGCTTTCCATCAAATACGACGACAACGCCACGTCACCTCCAGTTCCAGGAACAAAATGGTTCCAAGGGGGATCGCTGAAGGGCAACGTCGGAGGGGATGTCAAGGTAGCCTCGGGCGATCCTCGGAGTCTCAATGAACAACTGTCGATCAGGAGATACGTCTCCGGAGTTACAAACAATATCACCCGTTTCTTGTCGAGTGGCGTGGAAGCCGGCGGCAGGGGGACGTCAACGTTCGGAGCTCTCGCCAACAGCTTCATCAACACCCGACTGTGGCCAGATTTTGCAGCTCAGACTGCCAACGAAATCGACGTTGGATACGCGCGAATTGCAAATTCCGAGCTCGATGGGATCGGGCGCTTGGGAGACATTTACGACCCCAACAGGTCCCCAAGCGAACCAGAGTATGCGCGCGGCGGAGGAAAAACTTTGCGAATTGGGCAATCGGATCGTTACGTCAATCAAGGGAATGTCAGCGGCGTTCCCTATCCTGGAATTTTCGGTATCTGGGATGGCAACGAAAATTCCGTTTCCCGGAATCGAGTAGCGTGGCGTCTTACGGATTTCTTTTCAATCGACGACGCACTGACAACTCCAGGCGTGATCAACATCAACGGAGTTTCTCGGGATGGCGGCGTATCCTTGAAGGCAGCTATCTACCGGCTTGTATTCTCGACCGATGATCCCGCATTAACGGGAAAATCCCTGAACATGGACGCCTTGATTACAGCTATCGCACAGCGGTTTCCATCCGGTATCGATGGTGGAGACAACGAAGGCGCACCCACGGCCGACGACCCGTTTTGGGAACGCGGCGAAATCTCCGAAGTCCCTTACAACAGCAAAACCGGTTCGCCCACCCCCGTTCCGCCGCTCTTCAATACCGGCAACAAGCTGGCCAGCGTCCCAATGGAAACCACTCAGGATCGGTCGCGCGAGGAACTCGTGCGACGCTGCCTCGATCTGTTTACGACGAAGGGCAACGTGTTTCGCGTCTATTGTGTGGGCCAGGCTATCCGTCCAAATCGAGACGGCACTCTTCGCGTTCTTGCCCAGCAAAAACTCAAGTTAACCTTTGCGATCGAACCGGAATTCGACAACCCACTGCCCAGCGACACCTCCTTCGACGGAGTCGCCGAACTGGACGGGAATGGCAACTCGCCCACAAAGCGCTTTCGTCAGCCAGATCGCTTCAAAATTCGAATTCTCTCCGTCAACACCTATTGA